ATTAAGAGATAGAGTTTTTTTGAGCAAAAAACTGAGGTAGACAACCCCTGCCCTATTTATTATATTGGGTGAATGTTGTACTTGAAATTTTGTTTATTATTTTAATTAAAATAAGGGATAGGAGGATGTAATTCTTATTTTTTAACAATTACTTTGGAGACGGTAATATGTTAAAAAAAATGAAGTGTACATTCCCCCACCGCTATTTATTATATCTATTTGATGTTCATATGAACCCCGAACAATTCTCTTTTTAAATATGGGTTTTATTGTATTTTAATGCTTATATTTAGGGCTTATTTTTTTTTATTTAAATTTTTGTCTTAGTTTATACAAGGAGGAAAAAACGTGTCAATAACAGATAAAACAGTCTTAAAAATGGGAAGTACAGAAACCGAGAACATAAAAACATTACAAAAGAAATTAGGAATAAAAACAGATGGATTTTACGGTCCAGTAACACGAGACACAGTAAAAGCAATCCGGATCCTAATAAGAGAATAATTAGAGAAAATGGAGTTATAATAATACCAACAAGTCCAATTAAACCAATAACTCCCCCAATGATAAAAAAGCTGTTATACCGAGAGCTCTTTTTTTCAGCAAACCCCTTACCAATATCTATACTTTCTCTTTTTGATTCATTATTCTTATTTGAATACTCATTAGACATATTATGAAACTTTAATTCCCCGCCACAATCACATGAGAGATCAAAATCATTAGGAGACTCTCCAGATTGAAGTTCATAATACCCCTCACATTTATCACAGATCAAATAATCTAATAGAATCCCCCCCCAAGAATACTCAATTAAAACTATAATTTATAATTTATTATTGTATCACTCAATACTTATTTTGCTCCTGGCTTCATGAAGTAATTTGACTCGACCATATGGATATAAATACTTCTCTATAAAAAATAATAATAAATAATTATTAAGGTAATATTTTTAGTTCGTTATAGGGTCCTATAACGAAGTCGATTATTTACTGACCACATAGCTATATATATTAACCTATAACGAAGTAGATTTTTTTTATCAATCAAATGGCTAAAATTGTTTAGTTGATGGAGTTAAATACATGAAATATATTAAATTATTATGCTATCTTTTGGGTAATCCAACTTTAATTTACATTTGGGAAGTAAAGATTATTTACAATAATTTAATAGAGATATGATCAAATAACTGGTAGAATATAATTCATGTAGGTGGAATCAATATGATTGATATTAAAGTAACAAAAACATTTAAAGGATTAACAGTTGAATTTAAAAAATTATCGAGTAAACCTTTGTTTCAAGAGCTAAACACAGGATTTCTTTTATTACAATTAGAAGACCCAATTTACAAAAAGAGTGATAAGAAAATACGTGATTTAATTCCTTTACATTACACTTTTTTAAATAATCATTATAATTTAAACCCACAACAGGTAGCAGAACTTGAAGATTGGTTTAATCAACCAGCGGAAGAATTATTAAAATATTTAGGTGATGACTATTTTGATTTTATAAATGAATCTGGATAAACATTTGATTCTTTTTTATTATTCTTTATTACTATGTTTTGTTCTTATCTTGATGGGACAATAATTTTGAGGCAATTTAGTAGAGCAACTATTTATTTTATAGCAATTTTCTAGTTTTTAATTTTAATTATTTATTGAGGTATTTTAAGTTTAATAAAAAGTTTGAAAAAAAATCAAATTTGTTACAATGTGATTAAAATTAAATAATTTAATTATGTACCTGGATTATTTATTTTAACCCTGTGTATTCTGCTTAATTGAACAAATAAGGTCTGTTTCAATGTTCAGTGATTTTAAATTATGAGAAACTATCATATTTGAACTGCATAGTATACATGTAATGATCCATATATTGGTATTAGTTGATTTTTAAAATAGAGATTTTTTTGTATTGTTCATGGAAGTTTAAAGTTCAATAATAATTAAAAAATTTGGAACTTTATTTTTAATAATTAATGAATCAAAAAAATTTATTGAATATCAATTATTTGTAATTCGAAAATAATTGGTAAATGATCGTTTATAATATTTTTAAATTCTATCTATTTTTTTGCAAAATCTAAACTAAAAATAATAATAATTTGAAAAACAGAAATACAGAAAAAATTATTTTGTAAATAGGATTAATGATATTAATAAATTATTTCTTACTATTCATAGCATTATCAATGGAAGTGGCCAGTAGCTTACTGTCAATTTCATCTTTAACAAGATAATCCTGAGCACCCCTACCAACTGTACTTACAGCGAATATATCCTCCTTAAGTCCAGTAAGAACTATTATAGGTATATCTGGGGCATTATATTTCATAATATTAAAAGTGCCCATTCCTTCACTATCGGGTAGGCCTAGATCCAATAGAATTAAGTCAAAATCATCCCTTACAATAATTTTTATTCCGTCATCGAGCCTGGTGGTATGTACAACTTCATAACGGTTATCATCAGCGTCTTTTAACATTTCTATTATAGATTTTGTATCACCAGGATTGTCCTCAATCAATAGAATTTTGATGATTTGTTTTTTCATTTTCTTCCCCGAAAAACTTCTTATTATTATTTATAGAGAATATAAGTAATATATTTTTCTGTAGAATTAGGAATATGTACAATAACAGAAAATAGATGAAGAATTCAATTCCTTAACAATTCCACTATAGATAATGGTACAAATTGTATTCCTACAATATTAACTTCATTTATTCCCACTTAGAAGACTATTTTTTCTACCATAAAAGTAATAAATAAACAAACCAATTATGAGCCACAAAATAAATCTAATATGAGTTATGGACGGTAGTTGTGTAACCAGGAAAAAACAGGAAACAATTGCTAAAATAGGAATTACTGGAACTAATGGAGTTTTAAATGGACGTTTTAATTCAGGTTTTTGTTTTCTAAGTATAATTATTGCTGCTGATACTATAATGAAGGCTGCTAGGGTACCAATATTCACCAATTCAGCTAATTCAGTAATTGGTAGAAATGCTGCTAGCACAGATGCAAAAATACCAACAATTATTGTTCCATTCGTAGGTGTTCTAAAATCTTTATGTAATCTTGAAAAAAATTCAGGAAGTAAACCATCCCTTGACATTGCGAAAAATACTCTACTTTGACCGAAAAAGCTTACCAGAAGAACAGAAGTTATTCCACACAAAGCCCCTATTGATATCACTATATCTGCCCAATGAATCCCTAACTGATTTAATGCAAATGCAACAGGAGCAGCAGTTTGTTTGAACACATAATATGGAAGAACACCATCTAAAACTCCTGAAACAGCAATATAGAGGATGGAACTTATAAGTAGAGATCCTAGAATTGCAATGGGAAAAGTTTTTTTAGGAATCTTTAACCTCTTCAGCAGCTGTTGTAATGGCGTCAAAACCTATATAAGCAAAGAATATGATTGCAGCACCTTTAAATACTCCGCTCCAACCATAGGGAAGGAAAGGATGATAATTAGCAGGATTTATATAATTAACACCAATGGAAATGAACAACAAGATTACAGATAGTTTAATTATTACAATAACTGTATTAACCTAGGAACTCTGTTTTACTCCTCGAATTAAAAGCCATGTTATACCGACTATAATTAACACTGCGGGAATATTTATTAGCCCGCCTTCAACTCCAGGTGGATTTATTAATTGTGCAGGTAGAATTAACCCCAATGATGTGAAAATATTTACTAGGTAACCCGACCAACCAACTGCAACAGTAGCCACAATCACCAGATATTCTAAAATAAGATCCCACCCAATAATCCAAGCCAGCAATTCTCCCAAGGTTACATAACTGTAGGTGTATGCACTGCCGGCTATAGGAATCATGGATGCAAATTCTGCATAGCAAAGTGCAGTGAATAAACAGGCAACACCAGCAATTAAAAAGGATATAATAATAGCTGGGCCAGCATAGAATGCAGATGCAATTCCTGTAAGTATGAATATTCCAGCACCAATAATTGCACCAATACCCATGAGTAGAAGTGCAGGAGTACCTAAAACACGTTTAAGTCCCTTTTTGTCTTCTGTGATTTCAAGAAGTTCATTTATTGATTTTTTCCGAAATATTTTTCGATCCATATAATAAATTTGGATGAATTACGATACAGGTAGATATTAAATAAAAAAACAGAATTAATACACCTATAACTTTTGTTCATCCAAACCCCCTATTCCTTTTTTAGTTTTTCTTTAAATAAAACTTCCTAAAAAGAATGTTAAAATCAAGTAGTTATAAATTTATTGTGATTAAATATCGATTTTAAAGTTTTGAACTTAAAATAAGGATATATTGGAAGTTTTCCTTTTAGTGGATTAATAGGAAATAATTCTTAATTAAATCTGCTCTATTTAAAATAATCACATAATTATGTATGAAAATGTAATAAAATGTAAATTAATCATTAATTATACCATATATTGGATATATTTAAATATTTATTAAAACAAATATTAATAAGATGGAGTTTGATTTTATGGACTATAATCAATTCCATTATCATGCCAATTGTTGAAGTCAGTACTTAGTACTTGCTTCAACTACCTCCATTATCCTAATTCTAAAAAATGGGAACGTGTCATTCATGAAATTACGAAAACCAAGTGAGAACAGAAGGATTAATAAAGAAATGTTGAATGAGATAAACGATAAACCAGAAGAATTAGAAGAATCTTTAGAACAATTTATATCTAATATTGAAGCAATAAAGGACATGATTATTCATGAAATTCAGAAAATCCTCGGAAAACAAACTACAAGAAAACCAAAAAAAATCAAAAGATCTCTTAAAAAAAGCAAGTAACTGTAAAACAGAGAATTAGAAAATCTACTTAAATTAATTGAAACTACAATAGTAAAATCCGATGATACTGATAATGATCTTTTAATAGCAAAACTATGGTTACAAGTAGATTGGCATCTATTCGGGATAAATAATTCAAATTCACTTTAAATCATTATTATTTATCATTTTCTTATGATTTATTAAATCACTGCAGCCTTTTCTTTTAATAGTTCTTCTATTACAGCTGAATTCTCTTGATATTCAAGTGAACATTTGCATTTTGGACATATGAAGTTGTCTTCAGATGCTTTTTCAAATACATAACGATGTCCATTATTACATACAAAAAACATATTTTCTTCTTCATACTTAACAGATTTTTCAATTTGTTCGGATAATTTATCATATTTTTTTGTTATGAGATCATAGACCTTATCTTCTTCAAATTTCCAGCTATAAATTTCCCATTTTGTCTTAGGATCTTTAGTCTTTGTGTAGGAAATAACACATGCATCGTTCATTTTATAGAGAACTTTCCTCACTAAAGTCAAGACTATTTCAGTTTCTTCTGAAATTTCTTCGGCAGAAGTTTTACCCTCTAACATGCATTCAATAATTGGAATGCTACATTTTTCATCGTCTGTTATATCCATTAAAATTTCAAGAACAATCGGATCATTTAACATTATTATCATACTCCCACAATATAAAAATCCATATAACCCAAACAAATGAAAATTATAGTTAATTTATTAAATTAGAATATAAACTTTGTTTTTAAATTATAATATTTAAATTAATATTTAGATATGAAATTGATAACAAAAATTTACAATAGATTTGGAGATCACTTTCCCTTTTTTAACAGCTTTTCTTCATATTTTTTTATCCATATAATTTCCTTAAGTATCAGATCACCATGTCCCTTGGGATTACAAATGATCTCTGAAATCCTTTCTTCGGTAATATGGTCAAGAAGGATTTCCCATTCACTTAAATCACTGTAAATATCTCTTTTAATATGGAAAACATCTATTTCAAATAATTCTAGAACTTGGTCAATATCTTCTCCAACATTCAATTTATGAATATATTCTGCTATTACAGGAGGTAAAATCTCAACAATTTTAATTTGGGTTATCAAATAAGCTTCGTATGGATTTTCATAGCTTATATGCTCAACATCTTTAAATCCATTCAAATCATCGGTGGAAGATTTATTGATCTGATTGTAATGTTTATTCAGTTCTTCCTCAAGATCTCCATGACTATTTTCAAGGGAAATCTTGTAGGTCAACATTTTTTCAATGATCTGCACTCTTTCATTGGACCCGTTGATATATAATTCCTCCAAATCATTTATCATTACATGGGGTGTATAATTCGTTTTAATTGAGTT
This sequence is a window from Methanobacterium sp. SMA-27. Protein-coding genes within it:
- a CDS encoding peptidoglycan-binding protein, coding for MSITDKTVLKMGSTETENIKTLQKKLGIKTDGFYGPVTRDTVKAIRILIRE
- a CDS encoding response regulator codes for the protein MKKQIIKILLIEDNPGDTKSIIEMLKDADDNRYEVVHTTRLDDGIKIIVRDDFDLILLDLGLPDSEGMGTFNIMKYNAPDIPIIVLTGLKEDIFAVSTVGRGAQDYLVKDEIDSKLLATSIDNAMNSKK
- a CDS encoding amino acid permease; translated protein: MTPLQQLLKRLKIPKKTFPIAILGSLLISSILYIAVSGVLDGVLPYYVFKQTAAPVAFALNQLGIHWADIVISIGALCGITSVLLVSFFGQSRVFFAMSRDGLLPEFFSRLHKDFRTPTNGTIIVGIFASVLAAFLPITELAELVNIGTLAAFIIVSAAIIILRKQKPELKRPFKTPLVPVIPILAIVSCFFLVTQLPSITHIRFILWLIIGLFIYYFYGRKNSLLSGNK
- a CDS encoding transcription factor encodes the protein MLNDPIVLEILMDITDDEKCSIPIIECMLEGKTSAEEISEETEIVLTLVRKVLYKMNDACVISYTKTKDPKTKWEIYSWKFEEDKVYDLITKKYDKLSEQIEKSVKYEEENMFFVCNNGHRYVFEKASEDNFICPKCKCSLEYQENSAVIEELLKEKAAVI